From the Gloeocapsa sp. PCC 73106 genome, the window ACGACGTTATCGTTAGCCAATTTATCGCTACCCATAGTGCAGGCGATCGCGTATTAGCCCAAGGGCTCAAAGGTGACCCTACCTATTTAGTACTTAAAGAAGACAAAACCTTAGCCAGTTATGGTTTAAACGCCGTTTGCACTCACTTAGGTTGTGTTGTGCCCTGGAACGCTAGCGAAGATAAATTCATGTGTCCTTGTCACGGTTCTCAGTACGACGCCACGGGTAAAGTAGTCAGAGGACCCGCCCCCCTATCTTTAGCTTTAGTCAACGCTGAAGTTACCGAAAATGATAAGGTAGTCTTCTCCAATTGGACAGAAACAGATTTTCGTACCAATGAAGCTCCCTGGTGGGCTTAAAATCATTTCATTACCAACAGCAAAAAGTAACAATGAATATGTCTGATCTTTTGGCAATGAGTCGTAGAGTCCTCGTGATTTCCCTCGTCACCATTGCTTTGTTAATTACCTCTGATCTAATGCTACCTAGTGCAGCGAGTGCCTATCCCTTCTGGGCGCAGCAAACCGCACCAGAGACACCCAGAGAAGCTACAGGGAGAATAGTCTGTGCTAACTGTCATCTAGCGGCTAAGCCAGCAGAAGTAGAAATTCCCCAATCCGTACTACCCAATAGCGTTTTTGAAGCGGTAGTCAAAATCCCTTATGATTTGAATAGCCAACAGGTACTCGGAGACGGCTCCAAAGGCGGACTAAATGTCGGTGCAGTATTAATGTTACCCGAAGGTTTCAAAATTGCTCCCCCAGATAGAATTTCTGAAGAACTAAAAGAAAAAGTCGGAGGCGTTTATTTTCAGACCTACCGAGAGGATCAAGAAAATGTAGTTATAGTTGGTCCTTTACCTGGAGATCAATACCAAGAAATCGTTTTTCCTGTACTTTCTCCTGATCCTGCTCAGGATAAAAACATTAATTTCGGTAAATACGCCGTTCATTTAGGCGCTAACCGCGGGCGTGGTCAAGTTTATCCCACTGGTGAACTCAGCAATAATACCGTTCATAATGCTTCTGCAACTGGGACTATCAGTCAAATTATCCCCCAAGAAGCAGGTGGATACGAACTGACTATTGATACCGAAACGGGTGCTGTAGTTGATACTATTCCTGCAGGTTTAGACTTGGTAGTTGCACAAGGACAACAAATTACCAAGGGAGAAGCTTTGACCAATAATCCCAACGTGGGAGGTTTTGGACAAAAAGATACAGAGATCGTCTTACAAAGTCCTACCCGCATCATAGGTCTAATTCTGTTCCTTGTAGGAGTTATGCTAGCGCAAATTATGCTAGTTCTCAAGAAAAAACAGGTTGAGAAAGTACAAGCGGCTGAGATGAATTTCTAGTCTTCTTTCTCCTCAATAAAGCGTAAGAGTTAGGGTAAGATTAATTTAAATTATCTGGTTCCTAACTCTTATTTAATTTAAATGACAATAGCTGAACAATTTAGAGAAAAAATTAAAGCGGGAAAATTTGCGGAAGCTTTGACGTTAGTTTTAAGTGAGTCTGGTAGGTTCAAAGTTACTACTTGGATTTCTCCTGAAGAATATCTTACTACTCAGGTAAATTTGGTAGATGGCAAGATTGAAAACGAAATAGGACAGAAAACTCTCCAAAATCAAGCTTATCAAGAGTTGTGTAGATTGCACTGTGAGCAGGTTCAACAAGGTCAGGAAATGATTTTTAGGAACTTAAATAGTTTTGCAGCTATTTTACCTACTCTTGAGGAAGCTTCTCATTCGGAGTTATTATTGGAATAGATATGACGGTTACTGAAGAATTTAAACTGGCAATTAAAATGGGGAAATTTAAAGAAGCTTTGCTATTATTAGTTGGTCAAGCTTTTGATTTGACCGTTACTACTTCGATCAAAGCCTCTGAACAGATCTCTATAGAAACACAGATAGACGTGGTAGCAGGAGAAATTAATCATCGCGTTGATGCAGCTTTTCTAGAACATCAACAACGCGAGGTATTAGAAAAAATTCATTTTGCTCAAGTCCAATCAGCGTCTCAACTGGTAGTGCAGTTCATCCAAAATTGGCAATATCTATCGGAACTTTTGGCTACTTGGGAAGAAGTACCTATTACTGCCAAAGAAGTTAATAGTTTTACTAAAGCTCAGCCTCCTAGCCTACCACAAGAGTCAACACCCCAAAATGAATGGTCAGAATTACTGGAAGAAGTACAAAATGTGGAGATAGTCGATTCCCCAAACGGAGAAGACGACTGGGGGGATTGGATGGAGGATGGAAATTGGGAAGAGGGCAATAATAATCAACATGAGCCAGAACAAAAAGACGAAAGTTGAGGTATTGCTGAACTCATTTCAAGAAATTTTGAGCGAGGTTACTGCTTTAGAGGTAAGAACGATAGTTGTAGAGGAAATTTCTCTGGAGTCTTTTAATCCTTGGCAAGCGTACCAGGAAATTTATTCTATTTCTCCTGCTAGTCTGGAACAACAGGGAATTGATTTATCTGTGCGCGATCGCTATTTAGAGTTGCGCCGACAACTGGAATTGGAGTTAAATGACTTGAATCTAACCCAACTTCCTAGTAGGCCCCAAGACGTTCTAAGTAATCGACGTTTTTTGACTAAAATCAGGAAATTAAGCATAATTAAAGATATTTTAGATCAAAATCCGGTTTATGCTCAAACTCTAGTTGAACTCGATGGAACTATTACTCATAGATATACCCAAAAACTGCTAGATCATCCCCAAAGAGAGCAAATCTTGGCTATCCACGCTCAAGGAGTGACAGGAGGAGAAAAACAGTGGGGAGGAATGATCGGCTTGATTATGAAATTAATTAAGTCATTCCAATAGTTTTTTAATCCATTCCCACTCTTGAGTTAAACCCTTTGACAGGGAGACTCGGGGCTGATAGTTCAAGATTTGTTGAGCTTTGGTAATATCTGCGCTGGTATGGCGCGCGTCACCTTTAGCTCGACCTATATAATTGCGAAGCAGAGGGCGATCGCTGATCGTTTCGATTTGCTTAAGAATATCTTCTAACACAACTCGACTACCACCACCGATATTAAATACTTCTCCTATAGCACCTTCAACTTGAGCTGCAGCTAAATTAGCAGCGACGATATCACTGATAAAGGTAAAATCTCGAGTTTGTTGTCCATCTCCGTAAATATCGATAGAGCTTTGAGCGATCGCCGCTTTAAAAAACTTATGAAAAGCCATATCCGGACGTTGACGCGGACCATACACGGTAAAATAACGTAGAGCGGTCACAGGGACTCCGAAATTTTGCTGATACAACCAACACAGACGTTCTGCGGCTAGCTTAGTAATTCCATAGGGGGAAACGGGTTGAGGACAAATCGTTTCGGGAGTAGGAAAAGTTTCAGCGTTACCGTATACAGAAGAAGTAGAAGCAAAAACGAAGCGCTTGAGAGACTTACTTTCTTTAGCCGCTTCTAAGATGATTTGAGTCGCATTAATATTTCTGCTGGTGTAGTGGTGAAAGCTTTCTCCCCAACTCGCCCTTACTCCTGCTTGAGCGGCTTGATGATAAAGGTATTCTACCCCTGATAACAAGTTTTGCCAATCTAGGTGTTCAATATCCGCTTCAATCAGCTTAAATGAACTAAATTGCTGTAAAACAGTGGCATTTTGGCGTTTAATTGTCGGGTCGTAATAATCATTAAAGTGGTCAACGCCAATTACCTGTTCCCCTTGATTTAATAAAGCTTCGGCTAAATGAGAACCAATAAAACCCCCCACACCAGTAACTAAATGAATCGCCATTATTGATTAATCCCTTAAATCTTATTAGTTTATTTTAGAATTAGGATGCGGCAAAATCCCGTGTATTTCATCGCTTTTGTCCTGACACTTTTCGGGCTCCTAAAACTCCTAAAACGAACAAACCCAGGATAGGTGAAGGTTCGGGAATGGCAACGTTTGGCGGTGCATCAAAAGCTACTTCTTGATCCTCATCGATCACCAGCAAAACACTTTCCTGATTAAACTGCTCAATATAAGATTCCACGATATTATCGAGGGCGGTTTCGTTGGTCTGAGTGTCCTCAAACAGCAGTGTCACTACCTTAGATGGTTCTTGGATAATAGTGTTTGTGCTGTCTTGGAACTGGCCATCAGCATCAAAAATAGTCAAACCGTCTGGGAAGCGGGGTGTAATCTCACTATCTAAAAACCCTTGAAACTCTTGTTCAGAAACCTCCCCTCCCCCCGCGATATTGCGTCCGAAGAACAAATCTGCTTGAATAAACTCTGGAATGGGGTTATTGTCAATTAAATTTTCCCCTGGCCCAAAACCTACTGTTACAGCTTCATTAACCGTTAATAGAACACTTTCCTGATTAAATTGCTGGATGTAGAATTCCATGATATTATCGAGGGCGGTTTCGTTGGTCTGAGTGTCCTCAAACAGCAGTGTTACTACCTTAGATTGTTCTTGGATAATGGTGTTTGTGCTGTCGCGAAACTGGCCATCAGCATCAAAAATAGTCAAACCATCTGGAAAGCGGGGCGTAATCTCACTATCTAAAAACCCTTGAAACTCTGGTTCAGAAACCTCCCCTCCCCCCGCGATATTGCGTCCGAAGAACAAATCTGCTTGAATAAACTCTGGAATGGGGTCATTGTCAATTAAATTTTCCCCTGGCCCAAAACCCACATGGAATTCGTCAGAGTTGGTTACTTGTAGGACACTTTCCTGGTTAAACTGTTGCAGATATGCCATCACAATTTCGTTGATCCCGGTCTCGCTTCTAGGAGTATCTTCGACCAAGAGAGTGACAAGCTTAGATTGTTCTTGGATAATGGTGTTTGTGCTGTCACGGAACTGGCCATCAGCATCAAAAATGGTTAAGCCATCTGGAAAGCGGGGCGTAATCTCACTATCTAAAAACCCTTGAAACTCTGGTTCAGAAACCTCTCCTCCCCCAGGGATATTGCGTCCGAAGATCAAATCTTTTTGAATAAGGGAATTTCCCTTAGCTTGAGGAGCATCAAAGGTAATAGCAACGACTAGGACGATAGTAGTTGTTATTACCTTTGATACTTTGGAAAAATGACTATTCATATACAAATTGGGCAATTTTACCAATCATATTAACCTACCAGAAGCCCTTTAGCGGGAGCAAGTCACAATTGCTAGAACAAATGTACTAGTCAAAGGCTATTATTAAGATAGGCACATCGATGTTTGAGCACTTGGGGCACATTTTCTTTTTTCCATTGTGCTCCCGATATTTTTAGTCTTCGGTCAATTTGCTTGACAGTTGACTCCACTGCACCTGAGCCAATTGCACAAATCTCCTCAGCTTGATAATAACTATAATTGATAATACGGTGTCTATGTTTTTCCAGATAATTACCAAAATTGTGTGCTTGCTTTTGTTTGAGTGGCTTGAGCAATTCAATCGTTTTTGAGACATCTCCTTGCCACAATAAATTTTCTGCTTGTTTAAGTCTTTTCTGGGAACCTCCTACCTTGTGTAGATTTTCTATTAAGTGATACCAGTCAAGAATTTCTCTGTTTTCTCCAGGATAGTCAAATCCAGATACTAGGTTCCAAATACCCGGGTGACCATCACCAACACAGGTCACCAGATCTTCCATTTCTTGTTGATTTACCCAAGTCACTAATTGCTCGTTCTCGCCAAACCAAGCTTTTCTGTGAGTTTGATTGACACATATTGCTTTATAGTCTTTCCACGTACAACCCACTCCCTTGG encodes:
- the petC gene encoding cytochrome b6-f complex iron-sulfur subunit; this encodes MAQLSGASDAPDMGRRQFMNLLTFGTVTGVALGALYPVVKYFIPPSSGGTGGGVIAKDALGNDVIVSQFIATHSAGDRVLAQGLKGDPTYLVLKEDKTLASYGLNAVCTHLGCVVPWNASEDKFMCPCHGSQYDATGKVVRGPAPLSLALVNAEVTENDKVVFSNWTETDFRTNEAPWWA
- the petA gene encoding cytochrome f; amino-acid sequence: MNMSDLLAMSRRVLVISLVTIALLITSDLMLPSAASAYPFWAQQTAPETPREATGRIVCANCHLAAKPAEVEIPQSVLPNSVFEAVVKIPYDLNSQQVLGDGSKGGLNVGAVLMLPEGFKIAPPDRISEELKEKVGGVYFQTYREDQENVVIVGPLPGDQYQEIVFPVLSPDPAQDKNINFGKYAVHLGANRGRGQVYPTGELSNNTVHNASATGTISQIIPQEAGGYELTIDTETGAVVDTIPAGLDLVVAQGQQITKGEALTNNPNVGGFGQKDTEIVLQSPTRIIGLILFLVGVMLAQIMLVLKKKQVEKVQAAEMNF
- a CDS encoding NAD-dependent epimerase/dehydratase family protein produces the protein MAIHLVTGVGGFIGSHLAEALLNQGEQVIGVDHFNDYYDPTIKRQNATVLQQFSSFKLIEADIEHLDWQNLLSGVEYLYHQAAQAGVRASWGESFHHYTSRNINATQIILEAAKESKSLKRFVFASTSSVYGNAETFPTPETICPQPVSPYGITKLAAERLCWLYQQNFGVPVTALRYFTVYGPRQRPDMAFHKFFKAAIAQSSIDIYGDGQQTRDFTFISDIVAANLAAAQVEGAIGEVFNIGGGSRVVLEDILKQIETISDRPLLRNYIGRAKGDARHTSADITKAQQILNYQPRVSLSKGLTQEWEWIKKLLE
- a CDS encoding DUF3574 domain-containing protein; the encoded protein is MNSHFSKVSKVITTTIVLVVAITFDAPQAKGNSLIQKDLIFGRNIPGGGEVSEPEFQGFLDSEITPRFPDGLTIFDADGQFRDSTNTIIQEQSKLVTLLVEDTPRSETGINEIVMAYLQQFNQESVLQVTNSDEFHVGFGPGENLIDNDPIPEFIQADLFFGRNIAGGGEVSEPEFQGFLDSEITPRFPDGLTIFDADGQFRDSTNTIIQEQSKVVTLLFEDTQTNETALDNIMEFYIQQFNQESVLLTVNEAVTVGFGPGENLIDNNPIPEFIQADLFFGRNIAGGGEVSEQEFQGFLDSEITPRFPDGLTIFDADGQFQDSTNTIIQEPSKVVTLLFEDTQTNETALDNIVESYIEQFNQESVLLVIDEDQEVAFDAPPNVAIPEPSPILGLFVLGVLGARKVSGQKR
- a CDS encoding ISKra4-like element ISGlsp1 family transposase (programmed frameshift) — translated: MKPEQQEKLNYYVEKIAKILYQEAKDGQLQNLEAIEETIRAQTLEYITPQIGGFFLKETTGTSTGRRRSLKSIIGNLPITEKQAAKLDLSNYQQISPSLQKCCLRASANVSYQNAAKDIWVYTGMKVSEKTQQRLVHKYQFPVENCEAKIAEISVDGGKVRLRSEAKGVGCTWKDYKAICVNQTHRKAWFGENEQLVTWVNQQEMEDLVTCVGDGHPGIWNLVSGFDYPGENREILDWYHLIENLHKVGGSQKRLKQAENLLWQGDVSKTIELLKPLKQKQAHNFGNYLEKHRHRIINYSYYQAEEICAIGSGAVESTVKQIDRRLKISGAQWKKENVPQVLKHRCAYLNNSL